In one window of Musa acuminata AAA Group cultivar baxijiao chromosome BXJ3-2, Cavendish_Baxijiao_AAA, whole genome shotgun sequence DNA:
- the LOC135631634 gene encoding uncharacterized protein LOC135631634, with protein sequence MHSSLIDASIVSLLTTRLLNHHHHHSSATKAKEDIVTDLLNLFISTHEVLMCTPSILDSLNVALDLLSPVVAQHGVVTLYSLLSIEAYRSIIGSKKPLVIALMDLLGTPPSTPTRSIKDVLKALFCLTLYLLNSIALIELGIMSPLFLVVKDRWRVVVEDAMVVIAWVTGCDDSIKSFQRVDNISVLVDLVVGGSRRARENVAVTLLNLVKSDGNKTVGDVKEVNGAKAAMRALVSGNSRVSMRGKSKAEVLSRVLESGWGSQL encoded by the coding sequence ATGCATTCCTCTCTCATCGATGCTAGCATCGTGTCCCTCCTTACCACCCGCCTCCTTAACCACCATCACCATCATTCGTCCGCAACCAAGGCTAAGGAGGACATTGTTACTGATCTCCTTAACCTCTTCATCTCTACCCATGAGGTGCTCATGTGCACCCCGAGCATCCTCGACTCCCTCAATGTCGCCCTCGACCTCCTCTCTCCCGTCGTCGCCCAACACGGCGTCGTAACCCTTTACAGCCTCCTTTCCATCGAAGCATACCGCTCCATCATTGGGTCAAAGAAGCCACTCGTCATCGCCCTTATGGACCTCCTTGGCACCCCTCCTAGCACACCAACTAGGTCCATCAAGGATGTGCTTAAGGCCCTCTTCTGCTTGACCCTCTACCTTCTCAACAGCATTGCCCTTATTGAGCTGGGCATCATGTCGCCCCTCTTCCTGGTGGTGAAGGATAGGTGGAGGGTGGTAGTGGAGGATGCGATGGTGGTAATCGCCTGGGTGACAGGATGCGATGATAGCATAAAGTCATTCCAAAGGGTGGACAACATTAGTGTCCTAGTGGATCTAGTGGTTGGGGGGAGTAGAAGGGCGAGAGAAAACGTTGCAGTTACACTACTGAACCTAGTAAAGAGCGATGGAAACAAGACGGTGGGGGATGTCAAGGAGGTGAACGGGGCAAAGGCAGCCATGAGAGCTTTGGTCAGTGGCAATAGCAGGGTGAGCATGAGGGGGAAGAGTAAGGCAGAGGTGTTATCGAGGGTTCTAGAGAGTGGGTGGGGGAGTCAACTCTAG